In Wolbachia endosymbiont of Cimex lectularius, the following are encoded in one genomic region:
- a CDS encoding thiamine diphosphokinase: MQNLHEAFHDHVLHCSIQKQYRSIVVLNGEIPDSSFFKRDIPIIAVDGGANRLLSIGVQPDLVMGDLDSVNPSLRASLNTICLPDQDYCDFSKAMARLKTMKLLPSIITGITGGAIDHILQNINIFLRTCLKSS; encoded by the coding sequence ATGCAAAATCTACACGAAGCATTTCATGATCATGTACTGCACTGTAGCATACAGAAGCAATATCGTTCTATTGTGGTGTTAAATGGAGAAATACCTGATTCATCGTTTTTTAAACGGGATATACCTATTATTGCTGTAGATGGAGGAGCAAATAGGCTTTTATCAATTGGTGTACAACCTGATCTTGTAATGGGAGATTTGGATAGCGTAAATCCGAGTTTACGTGCTAGTTTGAATACAATATGCCTGCCTGATCAAGATTACTGCGACTTTTCTAAAGCAATGGCCCGCTTAAAAACAATGAAGTTACTGCCATCGATAATAACGGGTATTACTGGAGGAGCAATTGACCACATACTACAGAATATCAACATTTTTCTAAGAACCTGTTTAAAATCTTCGTAA
- a CDS encoding Rpn family recombination-promoting nuclease/putative transposase, with protein sequence MAFSKFLDPKLDLTFKRIFGNEGNKNILIHFLNDILGFTGIDTIQEVEFLSTIMDPEIASDKQSIVDVLCKDSGGHRYVIEMQLARDKSFEERAQLYAAKAYSRQAGIGSEYINLKKVFFIAISNNILFPDEVGYISTHNIREVKTNGHYLKGFQFVFIELPKFKKDKVEQLESTVERWCFFFKHAEDTTDEDLKDIAEKSPIINLAYDELNKERWSEKDLVAYEERLMDLRKEEAILAYRLDTAKEEGREEGREEGKKEGKKEREIEIAKAMLAEGMNVATIAKVTGLSTDEIEKLN encoded by the coding sequence ATGGCTTTTTCTAAATTCCTAGACCCGAAATTGGACTTAACATTCAAAAGAATATTTGGTAACGAGGGAAATAAGAATATCCTTATTCACTTTCTTAATGATATTTTAGGATTTACTGGAATAGATACTATACAAGAAGTTGAGTTTCTCAGCACCATTATGGATCCAGAAATCGCCTCTGATAAGCAGAGCATAGTTGATGTTCTTTGCAAGGATTCTGGTGGTCACAGATACGTGATTGAAATGCAACTCGCTCGCGATAAAAGCTTTGAAGAACGCGCACAACTATATGCTGCTAAAGCTTATTCAAGACAGGCTGGAATAGGTAGCGAATATATTAATTTAAAGAAAGTATTCTTTATTGCCATCTCTAATAATATTCTGTTTCCTGATGAGGTTGGGTACATTTCTACTCATAATATACGAGAGGTAAAAACTAATGGACATTACCTGAAAGGTTTTCAATTTGTCTTCATTGAATTACCTAAATTCAAAAAAGACAAAGTGGAACAGTTGGAAAGTACAGTAGAGCGTTGGTGCTTTTTTTTCAAACACGCAGAAGACACTACAGATGAAGACCTAAAAGATATAGCAGAAAAATCTCCAATAATAAATCTAGCGTACGATGAGTTAAACAAGGAACGCTGGAGTGAGAAAGATCTGGTGGCATACGAAGAAAGGTTAATGGATCTACGGAAAGAAGAAGCCATCCTTGCATACAGACTTGATACTGCTAAAGAAGAAGGTAGAGAAGAAGGTAGAGAGGAAGGAAAAAAGGAAGGTAAGAAGGAAAGAGAGATTGAAATAGCAAAAGCAATGCTTGCTGAAGGCATGAATGTTGCTACCATTGCTAAGGTAACAGGATTATCTACTGACGAAATCGAAAAGCTGAACTAA
- a CDS encoding ankyrin repeat domain-containing protein: MTTHEQSQRIDRERLDKGLLYILNELANYSNLKENIPYIKFLLSLGANPDVQDLCGKTLLHCVTEHNDIQGTRFLLEAGADPNVQDQDDKTPLHNILHYNQSGYDDVIGVLLQKGARIEIQDKSGNTPLHYAAFNGHINGIELLIEHIISNKQDDVINLPNEEGDTAFHLAFYNAREGRSIEPFLKDELNIGFSIKGSEDTTPLLAAVRSADLNVVESLLTKLGTRIDDRDSKRGGSILHHVLASPNIPPVRYTTSHCPTQQPDFECENEHDATDRIINTVIHHIKKHKIRFDINCIDKDGNTPLTVAVDHGRGTVMERLIAEEADVSIVNKNGYTAFHYAVKRRSFEMLKTLLPRKEKKDENGVTVIDECGLIIEEIDAEKAKELLGVIDKGGNTLLHHAVKMGCSEEIINFLVECGVDINKKNNSGVAPIHIAAKYGHPNLISCLIKNKADCSTKCGNLTKSHIDSIGMECPIVMDYINVQGSDINNSTVNTENGNDYKKATPILIAADGDNIDAVNILASWMAKKNIQDSEGWDALLIAIKRACSEDCTGEERQKMCKAIAELACDANSGVLRCLDDMKHQVLEEQLRDRIRSLAKSRLINNDKILNVNISPQVTGRKLGSLIQMSIETRQQGRGKHYISKLFSKDKLLEPIADKEIHMYEKRVCNKLKNIIENALRLSNDDEIRKIVKGAFHNALSAIESRNGTTALVEGNTTNFDGNFYGGIGSGVKEAPEIYYDTKANVEQENAEPCGTQEKELLPEMDEGSKKSEGYINGFWKSAESATRRGKLKSLEVDDAAFFLEYSEDSIVEVAKVIDGTKKLGLNQGNIACGSNVIKIGKSEVEIITENDVRDYTDLANGSDIVLTFYTSQGELDVRLYPDKKDQNLIRVEVKDQKKWEKLRSCEKEIGKNCSLGGYSVYDAIERRYFERSGHFQSCGTISLSKKASEEVRAAVKDLNPGNVENSLPSHISCPKTVKWEDEVSAQKSKPRADQFKI, encoded by the coding sequence GTGACTACTCATGAGCAAAGTCAACGGATAGATCGCGAAAGGTTAGATAAAGGGTTACTGTATATTTTAAATGAGTTAGCAAATTATAGTAATCTAAAGGAGAACATTCCATATATAAAATTCCTTTTAAGCTTAGGGGCTAATCCAGATGTACAGGATCTATGCGGAAAAACTCTGTTACACTGCGTTACTGAACATAATGATATTCAAGGTACAAGGTTTCTTTTAGAAGCAGGAGCTGATCCAAATGTGCAAGATCAAGATGACAAAACTCCTTTGCACAACATCTTGCACTATAACCAGTCTGGATATGATGATGTTATCGGAGTTCTCTTACAAAAAGGAGCAAGAATTGAGATCCAAGACAAAAGTGGTAATACACCACTACACTATGCTGCTTTTAATGGCCATATTAATGGAATAGAGTTGCTCATAGAACATATTATAAGTAACAAGCAAGATGATGTTATTAATCTTCCAAATGAAGAAGGAGATACAGCATTTCACCTAGCCTTTTACAATGCACGAGAGGGGCGCAGTATTGAACCTTTTCTTAAAGATGAATTAAATATAGGTTTTAGCATTAAAGGTTCAGAAGATACTACACCATTACTCGCTGCAGTAAGAAGTGCAGACTTAAATGTAGTAGAATCATTACTTACAAAGCTAGGAACAAGAATTGATGATAGAGATAGTAAACGTGGTGGTTCTATACTTCATCATGTTCTAGCTAGTCCGAATATTCCACCTGTTAGATATACTACCTCGCATTGTCCAACTCAGCAGCCAGATTTTGAATGCGAAAATGAACATGACGCTACTGACAGAATTATTAACACTGTTATTCATCATATTAAAAAGCATAAGATCAGGTTCGATATTAACTGCATTGATAAGGATGGGAACACACCATTGACTGTTGCAGTTGACCATGGAAGAGGTACAGTGATGGAACGACTTATAGCGGAAGAAGCTGATGTCAGTATAGTAAACAAAAACGGATATACAGCATTTCACTATGCAGTCAAGAGAAGAAGTTTTGAGATGTTAAAGACTCTCTTACCTAGAAAAGAAAAGAAAGACGAAAATGGTGTTACAGTTATTGATGAATGTGGTCTTATTATTGAAGAAATTGATGCAGAAAAAGCTAAGGAACTTCTTGGCGTAATAGATAAAGGGGGAAACACCCTTTTGCACCATGCAGTGAAGATGGGTTGTAGTGAGGAAATAATAAATTTTCTTGTAGAGTGTGGAGTAGATATTAATAAGAAAAATAATAGTGGAGTAGCACCAATTCATATTGCTGCAAAATATGGGCATCCAAATTTAATAAGTTGTCTAATAAAGAACAAAGCAGATTGTAGTACCAAATGTGGTAATTTAACAAAATCACATATTGACAGCATAGGAATGGAGTGTCCTATTGTTATGGATTACATAAATGTTCAAGGCAGTGACATTAATAATAGCACTGTAAACACAGAAAATGGTAATGATTATAAGAAAGCTACACCCATATTGATAGCGGCTGATGGTGACAATATTGATGCTGTAAATATCTTGGCGTCATGGATGGCAAAAAAAAATATTCAAGATAGTGAAGGCTGGGATGCATTACTCATTGCTATTAAAAGGGCTTGTAGTGAAGATTGTACAGGAGAAGAAAGACAAAAGATGTGCAAAGCTATTGCGGAGTTAGCATGTGATGCAAATTCTGGAGTTTTAAGATGTTTAGATGATATGAAACACCAAGTTCTTGAAGAGCAACTGCGTGATAGAATAAGGAGCTTAGCAAAAAGCAGGCTAATTAATAATGACAAAATCCTAAATGTAAATATTTCGCCACAAGTAACAGGAAGAAAATTAGGAAGTTTGATTCAAATGTCTATTGAAACTAGGCAGCAAGGACGAGGAAAGCATTATATATCAAAGTTATTTTCTAAAGATAAACTTTTAGAACCTATAGCTGATAAAGAAATTCACATGTACGAAAAGCGCGTTTGTAATAAATTAAAGAACATCATAGAAAATGCATTGAGATTATCTAATGACGATGAAATTCGAAAAATAGTCAAAGGAGCTTTTCATAATGCCTTAAGTGCTATAGAAAGCAGAAATGGTACAACTGCTTTGGTGGAAGGAAATACAACAAATTTTGACGGTAATTTTTATGGAGGGATAGGTTCTGGTGTAAAAGAAGCACCTGAAATTTACTATGATACCAAAGCTAACGTTGAGCAAGAGAATGCAGAACCGTGCGGAACCCAAGAAAAAGAGTTATTGCCAGAAATGGATGAAGGATCAAAGAAATCTGAAGGTTACATTAACGGATTTTGGAAAAGTGCTGAAAGTGCAACCAGAAGAGGTAAATTAAAAAGTCTTGAAGTAGATGACGCTGCTTTCTTTCTAGAATATTCAGAAGACAGTATAGTTGAGGTTGCGAAAGTTATAGATGGAACGAAAAAGTTAGGGCTTAACCAGGGAAATATAGCATGTGGTAGTAATGTAATAAAAATTGGAAAAAGTGAAGTAGAAATTATCACTGAAAATGATGTAAGGGATTATACTGACCTTGCGAATGGTAGTGATATAGTATTAACTTTCTACACCAGTCAGGGAGAATTAGACGTTAGATTATATCCTGATAAGAAAGATCAAAACCTAATAAGGGTAGAAGTAAAAGATCAAAAGAAGTGGGAAAAATTAAGGAGTTGTGAAAAAGAAATAGGAAAAAATTGCTCACTTGGTGGGTATTCAGTGTACGATGCTATTGAACGTAGGTATTTCGAAAGATCTGGACATTTTCAATCTTGTGGAACAATTAGCTTATCTAAGAAAGCCTCAGAAGAAGTTAGAGCAGCAGTAAAAGATTTAAATCCTGGTAATGTGGAGAACTCTTTACCAAGTCATATATCCTGTCCAAAAACGGTTAAATGGGAAGATGAAGTTAGCGCACAGAAGAGCAAACCTAGAGCTGATCAGTTTAAAATTTAA
- a CDS encoding ankyrin repeat domain-containing protein, with amino-acid sequence MYAYFTSHFQDFKQVLISKGASVNAQDAQGQTPLHLAIENGKKKIVDALLKAHADVDVENDDGKTPLHLTAIFDYAKIAEALLEANAKVNAADKGGNTTLHLAAEYGRVDTVKALLKVKGIDVDKMNSDGETPLHLAAKFGHVSIVRALLDKGADINVVNKDGDTPLDLTDNGEIKALLQSIKDANDDTDIPLSSKTWLHIRRIYYTNRRANKHLF; translated from the coding sequence ATCTATGCTTACTTTACCTCACATTTCCAAGATTTTAAACAGGTTCTAATAAGCAAAGGAGCAAGTGTTAATGCGCAAGATGCTCAGGGGCAGACTCCTTTACATTTGGCTATTGAAAATGGCAAGAAAAAGATAGTAGATGCTCTATTAAAAGCACATGCTGATGTTGATGTGGAAAATGATGATGGAAAGACTCCATTACATTTGACTGCCATATTTGACTATGCAAAGATAGCAGAAGCTCTACTAGAAGCAAATGCCAAAGTTAATGCAGCGGATAAAGGTGGAAATACTACTTTACATTTAGCTGCTGAATATGGCCGTGTGGATACAGTAAAAGCTCTATTAAAAGTAAAAGGAATTGATGTTGATAAGATGAATAGTGATGGGGAAACTCCTTTGCATTTGGCTGCCAAATTTGGCCATGTGAGTATAGTAAGAGCTTTATTAGATAAGGGAGCAGATATTAATGTAGTAAATAAGGATGGTGACACTCCTTTAGATTTAACTGATAACGGAGAAATAAAAGCTCTATTACAAAGTATAAAAGATGCTAATGATGACACAGATATACCTCTGTCATCAAAGACCTGGTTACATATCCGCAGAATCTACTACACAAACAGAAGAGCAAACAAGCACCTTTTTTGA
- the bioA gene encoding adenosylmethionine--8-amino-7-oxononanoate transaminase, giving the protein MNLSERDRKIIWHPFTQEKVAKLPIAIKKAHGSYLYDENSKPYLDLISSWWVNLHGHAHPKIAQAIYEQSMTLEHVIFAGFTHEPAVTLCEKLKTLLPDKLSRFFFSDNGSTAVEVALKMAYQYWWNQGNRERTTFLSFEGGYHGDTFGAMSVGVKSGFHDAFSNLLFSVLTVPFPETWDGDEEIASKEKHSLEVLEGHLRAGSRKIAALILEPLVQGASGMRMCRPEFVRKVVDLVRQHGILIICDEVMTGFGRTGTYFAFEQTQIIPDFLCISKGLTGGFLPLALTVTTEEVYLAFLSEHFTKAFAHGHSYTANPLGCAAAIASLDLLVKHDTMESIKRIHNIHKKELISLSEACKNVQHAHVTGTIAAFDIHGAQTLKMKFLEQGLLIRPLGNSVYLLPPYSISTSELEEAYNKIRSIFSDYKYSCVL; this is encoded by the coding sequence ATGAATTTAAGCGAACGCGACAGAAAAATCATATGGCATCCTTTTACGCAAGAAAAAGTAGCCAAACTTCCAATTGCAATTAAGAAAGCTCATGGGTCATATCTTTATGATGAAAATAGCAAACCATACCTGGATCTGATTTCCAGTTGGTGGGTAAACCTGCACGGTCACGCCCATCCCAAGATCGCTCAGGCTATATATGAGCAAAGCATGACTTTGGAACATGTAATTTTTGCAGGGTTTACCCATGAGCCTGCAGTAACGCTTTGTGAAAAGTTGAAAACTTTATTACCAGATAAATTATCTAGATTTTTCTTTTCAGACAATGGTTCTACTGCCGTTGAGGTAGCACTAAAAATGGCCTATCAGTATTGGTGGAATCAAGGTAACCGTGAAAGAACTACTTTCCTGAGTTTTGAAGGAGGGTATCATGGAGATACATTTGGCGCGATGAGTGTAGGCGTTAAGTCCGGCTTCCATGACGCATTTTCAAATCTGTTGTTTTCTGTTTTAACAGTACCTTTTCCAGAAACCTGGGATGGAGACGAAGAAATAGCAAGTAAAGAAAAACATTCTCTTGAAGTGTTAGAAGGTCACTTACGTGCTGGTTCTCGTAAAATTGCTGCATTAATTCTAGAGCCTTTGGTGCAAGGAGCAAGTGGCATGAGGATGTGCCGTCCAGAGTTTGTTAGAAAAGTCGTCGATTTAGTACGCCAGCATGGAATTTTGATAATCTGCGATGAGGTCATGACCGGCTTTGGACGTACTGGTACTTACTTTGCTTTCGAACAAACTCAAATTATACCTGATTTTTTATGTATCTCTAAAGGATTAACAGGAGGTTTTCTCCCACTTGCTCTCACAGTTACTACCGAAGAAGTCTACTTGGCATTTTTAAGTGAACATTTTACTAAAGCGTTTGCTCATGGTCACTCCTACACTGCCAATCCCTTAGGTTGTGCAGCCGCAATTGCTTCTTTAGACTTGTTAGTTAAACATGATACCATGGAATCAATTAAGAGGATTCATAATATACATAAAAAGGAATTAATAAGTTTGTCTGAAGCTTGTAAGAACGTCCAGCACGCACATGTGACTGGTACAATAGCAGCTTTTGATATTCATGGCGCACAAACACTAAAGATGAAATTTTTAGAGCAGGGGCTTTTAATCAGGCCTCTTGGCAATTCAGTTTATTTATTACCGCCTTATTCAATAAGTACTTCAGAGCTTGAAGAAGCTTATAATAAGATTAGAAGTATCTTTTCGGACTACAAGTACAGCTGTGTGCTGTAG
- a CDS encoding Rpn family recombination-promoting nuclease/putative transposase yields MQVIVEMQVAKTKGFEKRAQYYAAKAYSRQANKGDQYEDLKEIIFIAIADCVLFPDKSEYKSKHTIRDEDTNEHDLKDFYFTFIELPKFPKMKEDQLESIVEKLVYFFKYTEETSERELGRIIGSDAIIKKAYEELNRFNWSEKEFIAYEQEIKRIRDEKAVSLKNLMMLLKKASKLVKRKVGKKVEKKESKSAKKEASKSVIKKAEKKEKLKLLKTYLKLAYLLIS; encoded by the coding sequence GTGCAAGTGATAGTCGAAATGCAGGTCGCTAAAACTAAAGGCTTTGAAAAACGTGCTCAATATTATGCTGCCAAAGCGTATTCAAGACAGGCTAACAAAGGTGATCAATATGAAGACCTCAAAGAAATTATCTTTATTGCCATTGCAGATTGTGTATTATTTCCGGATAAATCTGAGTATAAATCAAAGCACACTATTCGGGATGAGGATACCAATGAACACGATTTAAAAGATTTTTATTTTACATTTATTGAGTTGCCAAAATTTCCGAAAATGAAGGAAGATCAATTGGAGAGTATAGTAGAAAAATTGGTCTACTTCTTCAAGTATACAGAGGAAACCAGTGAAAGAGAGCTGGGAAGAATAATAGGAAGTGATGCAATAATCAAAAAAGCATATGAGGAGCTAAACAGATTCAACTGGTCAGAAAAAGAATTCATTGCCTATGAACAAGAGATCAAGCGTATTCGTGATGAGAAAGCTGTCTCGCTCAAAAACTTGATGATGCTACTGAAAAAGGCATCAAAATTGGTAAAGAGGAAGGTAGGAAAGAAGGTAGAGAAGAAGGAATCCAAATCGGCGAAGAAAGAGGCATCAAAATCGGTCATCAAAAAGGCAGAGAAGAAGGAAAAATTGAAGTTGCTAAAAACCTACTTAAAGCTAGCGTATCTGTTGATATCATAG
- a CDS encoding IS5 family transposase (programmed frameshift) has protein sequence MQKSYPSNISQEQFEKIRPILESSKQKTKPRKLDLYDVFCGVLYVLKSGCQWRMLPKGFPRWESVYYYFRVWSKKSGEEPSLLELVLKKLVGEVHISNGRKEKTSFCIIDSQSVKNADTAEKKGYDAGKKISGIKRHIAVDTQGLPHAIYVTTAEATDRSSAVKMVENAKANLSEVKNILVDAGYTGENFATQIKAIIGATVEVIKRSELHTFVVLPKRWVVERSFAWLEKCRRLWKNCERKLNTSLQMIVLSFISLLLRRF, from the exons ATGCAGAAAAGTTATCCAAGTAATATAAGTCAAGAGCAGTTTGAAAAAATCAGGCCAATTTTGGAGAGTAGCAAGCAGAAAACAAAACCAAGAAAACTTGATTTGTATGACGTATTTTGTGGGGTGTTGTACGTCTTAAAAAGTGGTTGTCAGTGGAGGATGTTACCAAAGGGTTTTCCAAGATGGGAAAGCGTATATTACTATTTTCGAGTGTGGAGTAAAAAGAGTGGAGAAGAGCCAAGCTTGTTGGAATTAGTCTTA AAAAAATTAGTTGGAGAGGTCCATATCAGCAATGGTCGGAAAGAGAAAACTAGCTTTTGTATAATTGATTCTCAAAGCGTCAAAAACGCAGATACTGCTGAAAAAAAAGGCTATGATGCAGGTAAAAAGATTTCAGGGATAAAGCGCCATATTGCAGTTGATACACAAGGTTTGCCACATGCAATTTATGTAACAACGGCAGAAGCAACTGACCGTAGCAGTGCTGTGAAAATGGTCGAAAATGCTAAAGCAAACCTCTCTGAAGTTAAAAACATACTGGTTGATGCTGGCTACACAGGAGAAAATTTTGCAACACAAATAAAAGCTATCATTGGTGCGACTGTTGAAGTAATAAAGCGAAGTGAGTTACACACTTTCGTCGTATTGCCAAAAAGATGGGTTGTTGAACGCTCTTTTGCCTGGTTAGAAAAGTGCAGGCGATTGTGGAAAAATTGCGAGCGGAAGCTCAACACTAGCTTACAGATGATAGTCCTCTCCTTCATTTCTCTCCTGTTACGAAGATTTTAA
- a CDS encoding transposase DNA-binding-containing protein, with protein sequence MSEVSTNAQYTDGLGDKWLERELKHVNLGDIRLNKRLIKTSYCIEGKASESKL encoded by the coding sequence ATGAGTGAAGTAAGTACAAATGCGCAATATACTGATGGCTTAGGGGATAAATGGCTGGAAAGAGAGTTAAAACACGTTAACTTGGGGGATATAAGGCTCAATAAGAGACTTATTAAAACAAGCTATTGTATAGAGGGTAAGGCATCTGAATCAAAGCTGTAG
- a CDS encoding Rpn family recombination-promoting nuclease/putative transposase, with product MISGSLMRRESRVGFCEGPGGKFSWSTLLAFRRIFGTEKNKDILIHFLNNILGFTGKDEIKEIEFLSTI from the coding sequence ATGATTAGTGGGAGCCTTATGAGGCGAGAGTCTCGCGTAGGGTTCTGCGAAGGGCCAGGAGGGAAGTTCTCCTGGTCTACTCTCCTAGCCTTTCGGCGTATCTTTGGTACTGAAAAAAATAAGGACATTCTTATTCATTTTCTCAATAATATTTTGGGCTTTACTGGCAAGGATGAAATAAAAGAAATAGAGTTTCTCAGCACTATTTAA
- a CDS encoding ankyrin repeat domain-containing protein, whose product MWYLAGSLDVQHAMLEAYDYYAFTLAAMGGHTGALRYLWNLADLPNAQREMLEADDYAAFIFTIDGDHIEALEYLWGVAEELQDVRRAMLKYDDYLAFRLAAGGGYIRILNFLWEKAESPDEQRAMLKSNNYLAFKMAVQKGHAKVLNFLWEKAESPDVQHTMLKVNDYSAFKFAALYGHTEVLDFLWNKVELSEAQCAILEADNYVMFRTSAQEGHIGVLNFLWKKAKSLNVRREMLEVSNYEVFGTASIRGNTKVLDLLWEKAGSLGVQCVMLQGSGYPAFAIAAYNGHIDVLGYLWNKAESLNVQSAVLGAKGYVAFKVAAESGHTDVLDYLWRKAKSLNVQSTMLQVSGHVAFKVAAQKGHIDVLNFLWKKAKAFRGAQRAMLYQPSQITRQIIHRAKVFDRTFRNISNKFRYSIFE is encoded by the coding sequence TTGTGGTATTTAGCAGGTTCACTAGATGTACAACATGCAATGCTAGAAGCCTATGATTATTACGCATTTACCTTAGCTGCTATGGGTGGTCATACTGGGGCATTAAGATACTTATGGAACTTGGCAGATTTACCAAATGCACAACGTGAAATGTTAGAAGCTGATGATTATGCAGCATTCATCTTCACCATTGATGGTGATCATATTGAGGCATTAGAATATTTATGGGGTGTAGCAGAAGAATTGCAAGATGTGCGACGTGCAATGTTGAAGTATGATGATTATTTGGCATTTAGATTAGCTGCTGGGGGTGGTTATATTAGAATATTAAATTTTCTATGGGAAAAAGCAGAATCACCAGATGAACAACGTGCAATGTTAAAATCCAATAATTATTTAGCGTTCAAAATGGCGGTTCAAAAGGGTCATGCTAAAGTATTAAACTTTCTGTGGGAAAAAGCAGAATCACCAGATGTACAACATACAATGTTAAAAGTTAATGATTATTCAGCATTCAAGTTTGCTGCTCTATATGGTCATACCGAAGTGTTAGACTTCCTGTGGAATAAGGTAGAGCTATCAGAAGCACAATGTGCAATTCTAGAAGCTGACAACTATGTAATGTTTAGAACATCTGCCCAAGAAGGTCATATTGGAGTGTTAAACTTTCTGTGGAAAAAAGCAAAATCACTAAATGTACGACGTGAAATGTTAGAAGTTAGTAATTACGAAGTGTTTGGAACAGCCAGTATACGTGGTAATACTAAGGTATTAGACCTTCTGTGGGAAAAAGCAGGGTCTTTAGGTGTACAGTGTGTAATGTTACAGGGTAGTGGTTATCCTGCATTTGCAATAGCTGCTTATAATGGGCATATTGATGTGTTAGGCTATCTGTGGAATAAAGCAGAGTCCTTAAATGTACAAAGTGCAGTGTTGGGAGCTAAAGGTTATGTTGCATTTAAAGTAGCTGCTGAGAGTGGTCATACTGATGTGCTGGACTATCTGTGGAGAAAAGCAAAATCTTTAAATGTACAAAGCACAATGTTGCAGGTTAGTGGACATGTTGCATTTAAAGTAGCTGCTCAAAAAGGTCATATTGATGTGCTAAACTTTTTGTGGAAAAAAGCAAAAGCTTTTAGAGGTGCACAACGTGCTATGTTATACCAACCCTCACAAATAACTAGACAAATAATTCACAGAGCAAAAGTTTTTGATCGAACTTTCCGTAATATCTCGAATAAATTCAGATACAGCATTTTCGAGTAA
- the bioD gene encoding dethiobiotin synthase, with the protein MQIFVTGTDTDVGKTTISSWLCLHTGYSYFKPIQTGSILGTDSHQISNLTNANVYKENFVYKRPLSPHLAASLENDSINIDRISLSKTHNLIIEGAGGVLVPINKTTLMVDLIKKLAIPTILVARSTLGTINHTLLSLEALRARNIPILGVILNGLLSQDNLEAIEFYGRVQVLASVPKLQQVDREHLIQTPLSNRLKAILEQ; encoded by the coding sequence ATGCAGATCTTTGTAACAGGAACAGATACCGACGTTGGTAAGACTACTATAAGCAGTTGGCTCTGCCTACACACTGGGTATTCGTATTTCAAACCCATCCAAACTGGAAGTATTCTAGGTACAGATAGTCATCAAATAAGCAATTTGACTAACGCCAACGTTTATAAAGAAAATTTTGTTTATAAAAGACCCCTATCTCCCCACTTGGCAGCGTCGCTGGAGAATGATAGCATTAATATCGATAGGATTAGCTTGTCCAAAACACATAACTTAATCATAGAGGGTGCTGGAGGAGTTTTAGTTCCAATCAATAAAACCACACTAATGGTCGATTTAATCAAAAAACTCGCCATTCCAACAATTTTAGTTGCAAGGTCTACACTTGGCACAATTAATCACACATTGCTCAGCTTAGAAGCGCTACGTGCTAGAAATATTCCTATTTTGGGGGTGATCTTAAATGGACTACTTAGTCAAGATAATCTTGAAGCAATAGAATTTTATGGTAGAGTACAGGTGTTAGCATCAGTACCTAAACTGCAACAAGTTGATAGAGAACATCTGATTCAAACACCACTCTCAAATCGATTAAAAGCTATCTTAGAACAATGA